A part of Ictalurus furcatus strain D&B chromosome 8, Billie_1.0, whole genome shotgun sequence genomic DNA contains:
- the adh5 gene encoding alcohol dehydrogenase class-3 — MESVGKVIKCKAAVAWEAGKPLSVEEVEVAPPKAHEVRVKIHATGVCHTDAYTLSGSDPEGLFPVILGHEGGGTVESVGEGVTKFKPGDTVIPVYIPQCGECKFCKNPKTNLCQKIRVTQGQGLMPDKTTRFTCKGKPVFHFMGTSTFSEYTVVADISLTKVDERAPLDKVCLLGCGISTGYGAALNTAKVEPGSVCAVFGLGAVGLAATMGCKAAGASRIIGVDINPEKFDISKKFGTTECVNPKDHSKPIQEVLMEMTDGGVDYSFECIGNVTVMRAALEACHKGWGTSVIIGVAGAGQEISTRPFQLIVGRTWKGTAFGGWKSVESVPKLVEDYMNKKLMVDEFVTHTLPFEQINEAFDLMHAGKSIRAVLTF; from the exons ATGGAGTCGGTTGGGAAA GTGATTAAGTGCAAGGCTGCAGTAGCATGGGAAGCTGGAAAGCCTTTAtcggtggaggaggtggaggtggctCCACCCAAAGCCCATGAAGTGAGAGTTAAG ATCCACGCGACGGGCGTGTGTCACACTGACGCCTACACTCTGAGCGGCAGCGACCCCGAGGGCCTGTTTCCCGTCATCCTGGGTCACGAGGGCGGGGGAACGGTCGAGAGCGTCGGAGAGGGAGTGACCAAGTTCAAACCAG GAGACACGGTGATTCCCGTGTACATCCCACAATGTGGAGAATGCAAGTTCTGCAAAAACCCCAAGACCAACCTGTGCCAGAAAATCAG GGTGACTCAGGGTCAGGGTCTGATGCCCGATAAGACGACCAGGTTCACCTGTAAAGGTAAACCCGTCTTCCACTTCATGGGCACCAGCACCTTCAGCGAGTACACGGTGGTCGCCGATATCTCGCTGACCAAAGTGGACGAGCGCGCGCCGCTGGATAAAGTGTGTCTGCTCGGCTGTGGGATCTCGACAGGATACGGAGCCGCACTGAACACGGCCAAG GTCGAGCCCGGGTCCGTATGCGCAGTATTCGGTTTAGGAGCCGTCGGTCTTGCCGCCACCATGGGGTGCAAAGCCGCCGGAGCCTCCAGGATCATCGGCGTGGACATCAACCCGGAGAAATTCGACATCTCCAAGAAATTCGGCACCACCGAGTGCGTGAACCCGAAGGACCATAGCAAACCGATTCAGGAAGTGCTGATGGAGATGACGGACGGAGGAGTGGACTACAGCTTCGAGTGCATCGGCAACGTCACCGTTATG cgTGCCGCTCTGGAGGCGTGTCATAAGGGCTGGGGGACGAGCGTGATCATCGGCGTGGCCGGAGCGGGTCAGGAGATCTCCACTCGTCCGTTCCAGCTCATCGTAGGACGCACGTGGAAGGGCACCGCGTTCGGAG GTTGGAAGAGTGTCGAGAGCGTCCCTAAACTGGTGGAAGACTACATGAACAAGAAGCTGATGGTGGACGAGTTTGTGACTCACACGTTGCCTTTCGAGCAGATCAACGAAGCCTTCGACCTCATGCATGCCGGAAAGAG CATCCGAGCCGTCCTGACGTTCTGA
- the eif4ea gene encoding eukaryotic translation initiation factor 4E-1A isoform X2, with protein MATAEPEVTPNTPNSEEEQSDASGREIVSPEDYIKHPLQNRWALWFFKNDKSKTWQANLRLISKFDTVEDFWALYNHIQLSSNLMSGCDYSLFKDGIEPMWEDERNKRGGRWLITLSKQQRRADLDRFWLETLLCLVGEAFDDHSDDVCGAVVNVRTKGDKIAIWTTDFENKDAIVHIGRVYKDRLGVPSKVIIGYQSHADTATKSGSTTKNKFVV; from the exons ATGGCGACTGCTGAaccg GAAGTGACCCCGAATACACCAAATTCAGAAGAAGAGCAGAGCGATGCTAGTGGCCGAGAAATTGTGAGTCCTGAAGATTACATCAAACATCCGCTACAGAACAG ATGGGCTCTGTGGTTCTTTAAGAACGACAAAAGTAAAACCTGGCAAGCCAACCTGCGACTCATCTCGAAGTTTGACACAGTCGAAGACTTTTGGGC ACTTTACAATCACATCCAGCTCTCGAGTAACTTAATGTCCGGATGCGATTATTCACTTTTTAAG GACGGTATCGAGCCCATGTGGGAGGACGAGAGGAATAAACGCGGCGGACGCTGGCTCATCACTCTGTCCAAACAGCAGCGCAGAGCCGATTTAGATCGCTTCTGGCTCGAGACG CTGCTGTGTCTGGTGGGCGAAGCGTTTGACGATCACAGCGACGACGTGTGCGGCGCGGTCGTCAACGTCCGAACGAAAGGAGACAAAATCGCGATCTGGACGACGGACTTCGAGAACAAAGACGCGATCGTACACATAGG GCGTGTGTATAAGGACAGGTTAGGCGTTCCGTCTAAAGTCATCATCGGTTACCAGTCCCACGCAGACACGGCCACGAAGAGCGGCTCCACCACCAAGAACAAGTTTGTTGTCTGA
- the eif4ea gene encoding eukaryotic translation initiation factor 4E-1A isoform X1, translated as MASEAGGETLSLRHGVRCVPENGEQVERVLLAVGEQVGCENIYSVSRMNKAVVVFLKKERLANTLSESGIWLKGVMLHVTPLSAPATWVVFSNVPAFVTNELMMKELARFGRFSSPMTDIPLGCKNSAVKHIRSFRRQVYMFINNREQTLDVNFKCKVGVSSYTVFATTERLRCSGCREIGHTRLSRPRRAVQPGSSGGDTAGVQQQQRGDRQRGNTGEQEPGADGGNHTPEPQLEEVSDEHNTTEINTTPSDSTDTRVHDSNNNNTADSTRSKPYTAITV; from the coding sequence ATGGCCTCCGAGGCCGGAGGGGAGACGCTGTCTCTCCGCCATGGCGTCAGGTGTGTACCGGAGAATGGAGAACAGGTGGAGCGGGTTCTGCTGgcggtgggagagcaggtcgGGTGTGAGAACATCTACTCCGTCTCTCGAATGAACAAAGCTGTGGTTGTTTtcctaaagaaagaaagactcgCCAATACGCTGTCTGAAAGTGGAATATGGCTGAAAGGTGTCATGCTACACGTCACCCCTCTTTCTGCCCCTGCGACGTGGGTCGTTTTCTCTAACGTGCCCGCCTTCGTTACAAACGAACTGATGATGAAGGAGCTGGCCCGCTTCGGAAGGTTCTCCAGCCCCATGACTGATATCCCGCTCGGCTGTAAGAACTCTGCGGTGAAACACATCCGGTCTTTCCGGAGAcaggtttatatgtttattaacaACCGCGAACAAACACTGGATGTTAACTTTAAGTGTAAAGTCGGCGTCAGCAGCTACACCGTTTTTGCCACCACCGAACGCCTGAGGTGTTCTGGGTGTCGGGAGATCGGGCATACACGGCTGAGCCGCCCACGCAGAGCGGTGCAGCCGGGGAGCTCCGGCGGAGACACGGCCGgggtacagcagcagcagcgcggAGACCGCCAGCGGGGGAACACCGGAGAACAGGAGCCTGGGGCAGACGGGGGTAACCACACACCAGAGCCACAGCTAGAAGAGGTCAGTGACGAACACAACAccactgaaataaacacaacaccCAGTGATAGCACCGACACCCGTGTCCAtgatagcaacaacaacaacaccgcAGACAGCACTCGTAGCAAACCCTACACCGCTATCACTGTCTGA